A region from the Euzebya sp. genome encodes:
- a CDS encoding HAD family hydrolase, which produces MTGVRWVCLDIGETLIDETRVWTTWAQVLDITPLVLHAAMGIAIAQGGSYPEALVRFAPDWPDRVPEFEAAFGGFTPADLYPDALDALEDLSAAGFGVAVIGNQPAPRTAQLRAIGVRPDVMAMSDELGAAKPDPAFFAAVLTALGDPAPDQVAYVGDRVDNDVTAAHACGLRTIHLRRGPWGLLGPQDDGTADAVADDLHAVVRTVTAWR; this is translated from the coding sequence GTGACGGGGGTCCGCTGGGTCTGCCTCGACATCGGCGAGACCCTGATCGACGAGACGCGCGTCTGGACGACGTGGGCGCAGGTCCTCGACATCACCCCCCTGGTGCTGCACGCCGCGATGGGCATCGCGATCGCCCAGGGTGGCTCCTACCCCGAGGCGCTCGTCCGCTTCGCGCCCGACTGGCCGGACCGGGTGCCGGAGTTCGAGGCCGCGTTCGGCGGCTTCACCCCCGCTGACCTCTACCCGGACGCCCTCGACGCCCTCGAGGACCTGTCCGCCGCGGGGTTCGGGGTCGCCGTGATCGGCAACCAGCCGGCGCCCCGGACCGCGCAGCTCCGGGCGATCGGGGTCCGACCCGACGTGATGGCCATGTCCGACGAGCTGGGCGCAGCCAAGCCCGATCCGGCGTTCTTCGCCGCCGTGCTCACCGCCCTCGGCGACCCGGCGCCCGATCAGGTCGCCTACGTCGGTGACCGGGTCGACAACGACGTGACAGCCGCCCACGCCTGCGGCCTGCGCACCATCCACCTGCGACGCGGTCCCTGGGGCCTCCTCGGCCCCCAGGACGATGGCACCGCCGACGCGGTGGCCGACGACCTGCACGCCGTCGTCCGCACCGTCACCGCCTGGAGGTGA
- a CDS encoding arsenate reductase family protein — protein sequence MADLQLFTHPKNKVAKKAERFFSDRGIRFHAVDVRRKAPTPGELRKWVQAFGVQAVLDKTSKTYLEEGLVYFSAGEEDWIERMCRHPDVINLPLVRCGTELSVGDDPDAWGRFAATLKA from the coding sequence ATGGCAGACCTGCAGCTGTTCACCCACCCGAAGAACAAGGTCGCGAAGAAGGCGGAGCGGTTCTTCTCCGACAGGGGCATCCGGTTCCACGCCGTCGACGTGCGGCGGAAGGCGCCGACCCCGGGGGAGCTGCGCAAGTGGGTGCAGGCCTTCGGCGTCCAGGCCGTGCTCGACAAGACCTCGAAGACCTACCTCGAGGAGGGGCTGGTGTACTTCTCCGCCGGCGAGGAGGACTGGATCGAGCGGATGTGCCGCCACCCGGACGTCATCAACCTGCCGCTGGTCCGCTGCGGCACGGAGCTGTCCGTCGGCGACGACCCGGATGCCTGGGGGCGCTTCGCCGCGACGCTGAAGGCCTGA
- a CDS encoding amidase encodes MRTEDLDTAPALAAAVRRRSIGARELVVAALDAIEDVDGRIGATVHVDADRALAAAEAIDEDAVARPEALGPYAGVPTLIKDLNNVAGMPTTFGARSMADFTPPFDDEAVRRIRAAGFVILGKSAAPEVGSLPVTESALHGACRNPWDLDRTAGGSSGGAAAAIAAGYVVAAHGSDGGGSIRIPAACCGVTGIKPSRGRVSNAPLFGDQVMGFATQGPLGRRLVDAAALLDVMQGPAPGDPVVVAPLDGSSVEAVGRDPGRCRIGVVTAVPWATPDRATAAAVARAVELLEDLGHVVEALDLRLPSSLIDDFLRVWSASVAANPLPDDQLEPHNRRFAADGHALSAPALLRAVTSLQAASRGAAAASEPYDAVLAPVVTRPAVAIGTFTELPPEALAGALAEWLGVTPVVNVTGQPAVALPVDLSGEGLPVGVQLIGRAAGEEPLLGLAGSLERALAWDRRPPSPVGARR; translated from the coding sequence ATGCGCACCGAGGACCTCGACACCGCGCCCGCCCTCGCGGCGGCGGTGCGGCGACGGTCGATCGGGGCGCGGGAGCTGGTGGTCGCCGCCCTGGACGCGATCGAGGACGTCGACGGGCGCATCGGCGCCACGGTCCACGTCGACGCCGATCGGGCGCTCGCGGCCGCCGAGGCGATAGACGAGGACGCGGTGGCGCGACCCGAGGCGCTGGGGCCCTACGCCGGGGTCCCGACGCTCATCAAGGACCTGAACAACGTCGCCGGCATGCCGACGACGTTCGGGGCACGGTCCATGGCCGACTTCACCCCGCCGTTCGACGACGAGGCGGTCCGCCGCATCCGCGCCGCCGGCTTCGTCATCCTCGGCAAGAGCGCCGCCCCGGAGGTCGGCAGCCTGCCGGTCACCGAGTCGGCGCTGCACGGGGCCTGCCGCAACCCCTGGGACCTCGACCGCACGGCCGGCGGGTCGAGCGGCGGTGCGGCCGCGGCGATCGCCGCCGGCTACGTGGTGGCGGCCCACGGCAGCGACGGCGGCGGCTCGATACGCATCCCGGCGGCCTGCTGCGGGGTCACCGGCATCAAGCCGTCGCGCGGACGGGTGTCGAACGCCCCGCTCTTCGGCGACCAGGTCATGGGCTTCGCGACCCAGGGCCCCCTCGGACGTCGACTGGTCGACGCCGCCGCCCTCCTCGACGTGATGCAGGGGCCGGCTCCGGGCGACCCGGTGGTCGTGGCGCCGCTCGACGGCTCCTCGGTCGAAGCGGTCGGGCGCGACCCAGGCCGCTGCCGCATCGGGGTGGTGACCGCCGTGCCGTGGGCCACCCCTGACCGGGCGACCGCGGCGGCCGTGGCGCGGGCCGTCGAGCTGCTCGAGGACCTGGGCCACGTCGTCGAGGCGCTCGACCTGCGGCTGCCGTCCAGCCTGATCGACGACTTCCTCCGCGTCTGGAGCGCGTCGGTCGCGGCGAACCCGCTGCCCGACGACCAGCTCGAACCCCACAACCGGCGCTTCGCAGCCGACGGCCACGCGCTGAGCGCCCCCGCGCTGCTGCGGGCCGTCACCAGCCTCCAGGCGGCCAGTCGCGGGGCCGCCGCGGCGAGCGAGCCGTACGACGCGGTGCTCGCGCCCGTGGTGACGCGGCCCGCCGTGGCGATCGGGACGTTCACCGAGCTGCCGCCCGAGGCGCTGGCCGGCGCCCTCGCCGAGTGGTTGGGGGTGACCCCGGTCGTGAACGTGACCGGCCAGCCGGCCGTGGCCCTCCCGGTCGACCTGAGCGGCGAGGGGCTGCCGGTCGGCGTCCAGCTGATCGGCCGGGCCGCCGGGGAGGAGCCCCTCCTGGGCCTGGCCGGGTCACTCGAGCGGGCCCTCGCCTGGGACCGCCGTCCGCCGTCCCCCGTGGGAGCCCGGCGGTGA